Within the Granulicella sibirica genome, the region GCCCCGCGCGACCTTGCGGGCGGCATTTTTCGCCAGTTCGAACTGGTGCAGGCTGCGTTCGGCCTCGGCGAGAAAGACCGCGCCGGCCTCGGTAAGGAGGAGGGTGCGCCCGTTGCGGGCGATCAGCGTCGCTCCGAGCTCCTGCTCGAGATGTTGGATGTTCTGGGTCAGCGCGGGCTGCGCGACGTGTAGTTGCTCAGCGGCCCGCGTCATGTGCAGCGTGCGCGCGAGCACGGAAAAGTAACGAAGATGACGGTTTTCGATCAGATCGGCACCCTCGCCTTTTGTAAATCTTTATTTCAGTAAGCTACAGTTTCATCAACAAAGTTCGACTGAGTATCACCCTTATGAACTTTCTTATCAAACATCAGGAAAAAAACGATTGGGCAAAGAGCGGTGCGATGTGGTCTAAATGACTATCCCACATCGAGAGAGCACAATGAACGAGCTCAGCCCCGCGGAAGTGGCTGTACGCGGTTTTCTGCGGGAAACGATCGAGGCGGTACGGCTCGAACTCACGTTCTCGATCACCGTGCACCCTGGCGAGCCCACACGGCTTGAGGTCGTCTTTCGTGGGAGGGATACGCTGCTTCTGACGCAGAATGAAGGCGACCTTCTTCAGGCGTTGAAGTACTTTGCCAACGCGGTCTCAGGGTTTGACGAAAACGCCACCGACCGCGTCGTGCTCTCGGTTCGTGACTGAGGTCAATGGCAAAGTCACGCTAATGCACATCTGACGATGTGGCGTAGAGGGAGATGTTGGCGTTCGACAGGACCGCGAGCCGTTGGCCATCTGGCGAGAGCGCGAACGATTGCTCGGCGAGAGACACGCTCGGATCGACCGTATTAAAGAGGCGCTTTCCATCGGCGATGCGGTAAATGCTGATCTCCTGCTCATGCAAGTCTTCCTTGTGGAAGCGGTCTCCGCGCGCCTTCGAATGCAGTGCTCGCACGACACGGATGGCGAACTGCGACCCGTTGCTGCTCGACGAAGATTGCTCCAGCTCCTGCGAGCTGCCGCGCGCTTTGAGGATAGGGTGCCCATCCAGGCGAAGCATCCGGTACCAGTTCTGGAGTGGCTGGCTGGTGCAGCCCTTCAGGAAGAGCGATCCCGGAAGCGGTGCTGAGACTGTGGGGTGACAGGTCGAAGTGGTCGTTGCGATCGTCCGTTCGGAGCGATCCCACAGGTAATCGGTTATGCGCCAGCGGTCGTGGCCGGCTGGAACCACGCGAATTTCACCGTCGTCCGAGAGAACCGGTATCGGGATCGACGTCGTCTGCCGGGCCGTGAGCAGGAGGGTGAATGATCGGTCGAAGAGCTGGACGTCTATGTCTTCCTCGGGTTCGTAGCCAAGTGTGTTGTAGAGCTGATCGTGGCTCTCGCGGGTGTAACGCTCATGGAGCGTTCCTATGGCGATGCGTTCTCCGAGCGGAGAGAGAGTTGCGAAGGCGAGCTCTCCCGGTACGTCGATGGATCGTATCGTATCCAGGTTGGCATCGAGCAGACGAAGCTGATGTCCGATGTGGACGAGAATCTCGTTGGAACCGGATCGCCAGAGGAACCGGCCGTCGCCCTGCACCTGCCACTCGCGAATCTTCTTTACAGCCAGAGTCGCCGGGTCGAGCAGAACGGCTCGTATCTGGCGCATGGACTCGCCGCGAAAGCCGGCCGGAAGGCGCTGGCGCAGCTTATGGGAGTCGAAGGTGAAGAGCAAGTTGTGCTCGTCGATAAAGGTGAGGGTGGATTCGTAGTCGAACGCCGTGTACTCCCTGCGATCGTGTGGCACGAAGCCGAGCGTGCCAGCCGGGAACATGAGCGCAGCCTTGGCAATCTCGGATCTGGCTGGCGGAGCCACGACCGTGCAGGACGCCGCGCAGACCTCGGTCTCGTCCGGCAGCGCAGGAGCGACCACGACGGTGGGAGGCGGCGTGAGCTTCGTGGGAGCCGGCGTCCCCGCGCCCTTGGCCATCATCTCCGGTGCAGCGCGCACGACGGCCGGTACGGGCATCAGGACGAGTTGCGTGGCTCCATCGATATGCAGGTTGTTCTTTGGATCGGTGATGACGGAGCCGTCGTCCTGACCGTCACCCGGATCGAGGGTGATCTTGTCCAGCCCGAAGACCATGCCGGCGAGGATTACCGTAGGCAGTTCGCGCTTCCGGCGGTTCGACTGGCTCATGTCCTGGCTGGGATCATAGGGAGGAGGTGCTGGGGCAGTTCGGCCGCCACCCATGGTCAGTGGGGCTCGTGGGCTGATTGAGCCGAAGAGCCCAGCACGATCCAGCAACGGCGAACCTTCATCGACTCTCTGCTCGCCGATCATTGCAAAAATGCGAAAACGCACCTCAGCCGGTCCGTTTCCGTGGCAGTTAGCGTGGTCGAAGAGAATTGTGAAGCTTGTGCCCTTGTTCTGCTTCGTCCGCTGCTGGATTGCGGAGATGTGTCCCGTGATCAGGGCGCCGGATGGAAGGGGACAGGCTGGATAACTCCAGTCGAAGCGGCTCTTCGCGAGCACCGGCGAGCCCACAGCAAGCTTCGAGGCGTCCAGAGGCGCGAGGAGCTCCGCCTGCAGAGGGGCCTGCGGGTTGATGCGCCGCTCCGTGCGACTAGAGCCCTTCTGGGCCGAGACAGGGGGAGATATCCCGAACAATGCGGCACACGAAAAAAGAAATGCGCTGACGATCTTGGGAGAGATGAAACCGCTCAACAATGCAACTCCGTGACGTTGGCCTTTGCTGCAAGTTTCAGCGTACCCTACGCATCCGCGACGTGCCTCCCGCCGGCGGGCGGAGCATCGCGCTCCACGGGGTCGATGAAGGTTCCGTTCAACTGCGCGCGGAGATGTTCGTCATCCGTCCGGTTGAAGTAGGCGCGAAGGTCTTCCTCGGGTTCGCGGGCTGCGAGATATCCACGCAGAAGGCGTTCGATGGCGGCGGGGCAGTCCTCGGCGGCGGCGCGGAAGCCGAGTGGGCGAGCCGGGCGGGCATACTTGCCCACCGCACCACCGACGCAGAAGTAGAAGGCGTCGACTGTCTTGCCATCCTTTTTGAGCTTCTTGCCCTCGAGGCCGATATCGGCGATCCAGTGCTGGCCGCAGGAGTTGGTGCAGCCCGTGACATGCAGCTTGATCTGTTGATCGAAGGCTGGGAGACGGTCTTCGAGCTCGGAGACGAGCCACTTCGAGAAACCCTTGGTCTCGGCGATGGCCAGCTTGCAGAACTCGGTGCCGGTGCAGGCGATGGCTCCGCGCCAGAAGGGGGAGACCTCGACGTGGAGGTCGATGGCCTTCAAGTCTTCGACGAGTTCGCGGACGTGCTCATTCTTGATGTTCACGAGCAGGATGTTCTGCATGATGGTCGCGCGAAGGCTTCCGTCGCCGTACTTCTCGGAGAGCTCGGCGAGGCGCTCAAGCTGGTCGCCGGAGAGGCGTCCACGCAGGACACTCGCGCCGACGGCGGAGAGGCCGGGCTGCTTCTGCGGGGTGATGCCGATGTGGTCGCGATAGACGTCGTCAGGGATGATGTCTTCGGTGACGGGTGAAGGGTCGAGCTTGTAGCCGAGTTTCGCTTCAATGGCCTCGAGCATGGTCTCCGCGGTCCAGCCGTGGCGCATAAAGAGGTACTTGATGCGGGCGCGGGTGCGGTTCTCGCGGAGGACGTCCTGCTCGCGGAAGATGCG harbors:
- a CDS encoding nitrite/sulfite reductase, translating into MPDATTPVPAAPVKETKAQKSERLKLAKNPWDAWDEVREFAKQGRDSVLPEWTGLYFKWWGVYTQGDGLGVTGGTAGEGKATEYFMMRIGLPNGILTSEQLRVIAHLTKKYARNLSDITTRQNIQLHWLTIGALVDVTDALTAVGLSPKGACGDVVRNVTGCPIAGIDHHELLDGSPLALEIAHKLTANPEFYNLPRKFKICVTGCPLWCAYPEINDVALTAIKREVNGLEEIGYTLRVGGGLSTEPHISVRIPAFIPQDKAYDVVEAVVRIFREQDVLRENRTRARIKYLFMRHGWTAETMLEAIEAKLGYKLDPSPVTEDIIPDDVYRDHIGITPQKQPGLSAVGASVLRGRLSGDQLERLAELSEKYGDGSLRATIMQNILLVNIKNEHVRELVEDLKAIDLHVEVSPFWRGAIACTGTEFCKLAIAETKGFSKWLVSELEDRLPAFDQQIKLHVTGCTNSCGQHWIADIGLEGKKLKKDGKTVDAFYFCVGGAVGKYARPARPLGFRAAAEDCPAAIERLLRGYLAAREPEEDLRAYFNRTDDEHLRAQLNGTFIDPVERDAPPAGGRHVADA